In one Nocardioides sp. NBC_00368 genomic region, the following are encoded:
- a CDS encoding fibronectin type III domain-containing protein produces the protein MFSCTVNSDPESSPKKDPTTGESSLPSDPDTIEPDDKPSDKDSDDPEIVDDDIVPAANTGVTFIPAGNVPSGSTPTCELDPSACEDTRPPGAGVDICEIRPDLTQCQPPEPTPPPTDPSTPPDDGDGDGELPVCDLFPDLPLCDDDGEEPGPGDPEDETAPDPVTLSGCDVLTNTSAKVDWSRAQDKSGISHYTVTSSPDAGNPGRTEETAATFTGLEAGVTYTFSVTATDKAGNESQDSNEIDCVMDVTAPQIPQGVTVEQGDPSDSTLNVSWLESEDNTDGVGDVTYNLYRNGKLVGPVNDTSYEDTGLEAGKEYTYTVTAVDSAGNESDPSAEATGTTTKIAPTVPQNVKVDNVSALGFDVSWSASTDEDNKTPQSGIVYIVRVQGGVLCFPQRSEPGATSMRFGCLLGQDSTVTVTAEDSDGNQSAPSAPASASGPQGTEGGNAGFRASTPGEDKSDAPAEKPASPESSDEVAPVEKPTEEDAPLLPGLDDILPGGEDSAEAPAEEPAEPEATPSESETPAARPTTEEPADEATEDAPVEEDEGGLLGDIVDSVTSAVAAVF, from the coding sequence TTGTTCTCTTGCACCGTAAACAGCGACCCGGAGAGCTCGCCGAAGAAGGATCCGACAACCGGGGAGTCATCGCTCCCCAGCGATCCTGACACGATTGAGCCCGACGACAAGCCGTCGGACAAGGACTCCGACGACCCGGAGATCGTCGACGACGACATCGTCCCGGCCGCCAACACCGGCGTGACCTTCATCCCCGCGGGCAACGTCCCCTCGGGCAGCACGCCGACCTGTGAGCTCGACCCGAGCGCCTGCGAGGACACTCGCCCGCCGGGTGCCGGTGTGGACATCTGCGAGATCCGCCCGGACCTGACCCAGTGCCAGCCGCCTGAGCCGACCCCGCCGCCGACGGACCCGTCGACCCCGCCGGATGACGGCGACGGCGACGGTGAGCTGCCGGTCTGTGACCTCTTCCCCGACCTCCCGCTCTGCGACGACGACGGCGAAGAACCGGGCCCCGGTGATCCTGAGGACGAGACGGCTCCCGACCCGGTCACTCTCAGCGGGTGCGACGTGCTGACCAACACCTCCGCGAAGGTCGACTGGTCCAGGGCGCAGGACAAGAGCGGGATCTCCCACTACACGGTGACCTCGTCGCCGGACGCCGGAAACCCGGGTCGGACCGAGGAGACCGCGGCGACCTTCACAGGCCTCGAAGCCGGTGTCACTTACACCTTCTCGGTCACCGCGACCGACAAGGCTGGCAATGAGTCCCAGGACAGCAACGAGATCGACTGCGTCATGGACGTCACGGCTCCGCAGATTCCTCAGGGCGTGACGGTCGAGCAGGGTGACCCCAGCGACAGCACGCTGAACGTGAGCTGGCTGGAGTCCGAGGACAACACCGATGGCGTTGGTGATGTGACCTACAACCTCTACCGCAACGGCAAGCTGGTCGGTCCGGTCAACGACACCTCGTACGAGGACACGGGCTTGGAGGCTGGCAAGGAGTACACCTACACCGTTACGGCTGTGGACAGTGCGGGCAACGAGTCTGACCCGTCTGCTGAGGCCACCGGCACGACTACGAAGATCGCGCCTACGGTCCCCCAGAACGTCAAGGTGGACAATGTCTCGGCACTCGGCTTCGACGTTTCGTGGTCGGCATCGACGGACGAGGACAACAAGACGCCGCAGAGCGGGATTGTCTACATCGTTCGGGTGCAGGGTGGCGTTCTCTGCTTCCCGCAGCGTTCGGAACCGGGCGCCACATCCATGAGGTTTGGGTGCCTGCTCGGCCAGGATTCGACAGTTACGGTCACCGCTGAGGACAGCGACGGCAACCAGTCGGCGCCCAGTGCCCCGGCCTCAGCTAGCGGTCCTCAGGGGACGGAAGGCGGCAACGCTGGCTTCCGCGCGTCGACCCCGGGCGAGGACAAGTCCGACGCTCCGGCCGAGAAGCCGGCGTCGCCGGAGTCCTCGGACGAGGTGGCTCCGGTCGAGAAGCCGACCGAGGAGGACGCGCCGCTGCTGCCGGGTCTGGATGACATCCTTCCGGGCGGCGAGGACAGCGCTGAGGCGCCTGCCGAGGAGCCGGCCGAGCCGGAGGCGACGCCGAGCGAGTCGGAGACCCCGGCTGCGCGGCCGACCACCGAGGAGCCTGCTGACGAGGCGACCGAGGATGCTCCGGTCGAGGAGGACGAGGGTGGCCTGCTGGGCGACATCGTCGACTCGGTGACGAGCGCAGTGGCCGCGGTGTTCTAG
- a CDS encoding FadR/GntR family transcriptional regulator, producing the protein MTSRARAAIFAPIGDEGRAARVENRLAEAIRSGVLAHGERLPSEPELAQMLGVATVTAREALVALRAKGLVVTTRGRGGGSFVRAPKSADLVEDRLAAMSRIELRDRATVYQVVLTGCAEIAAERTDPDEVEDLRDLLIPLNVSDVARWRSADSELYLSVAALTQSARMTREVVRQEADFGALLRIPLDEPGFREATASRHQELVDALASGDAVRARESVREHVAHSLERLAEIHEAVRR; encoded by the coding sequence ATGACCTCCCGAGCCCGTGCGGCCATCTTCGCCCCCATCGGCGACGAGGGCAGGGCGGCGCGTGTCGAGAACCGGCTCGCCGAGGCGATCCGCTCCGGCGTGCTCGCGCACGGCGAGCGGCTCCCGAGCGAGCCGGAGCTCGCCCAGATGCTCGGCGTCGCCACGGTCACGGCACGAGAGGCGCTGGTGGCACTGCGCGCCAAGGGCCTGGTGGTGACGACCCGTGGGCGTGGCGGTGGCTCGTTCGTACGTGCCCCGAAGAGCGCCGACCTGGTCGAGGACCGGCTCGCCGCGATGTCACGGATCGAGCTGCGTGACCGGGCCACCGTCTATCAGGTGGTGCTCACCGGGTGCGCGGAGATCGCGGCGGAGCGTACCGATCCTGACGAGGTCGAGGACCTGCGTGACCTGCTGATCCCGCTCAACGTCAGCGACGTGGCCCGCTGGCGCAGCGCGGACAGCGAGCTCTACCTGTCGGTGGCCGCCCTGACCCAGTCGGCCCGGATGACGCGCGAGGTGGTGCGCCAGGAGGCCGACTTCGGCGCCCTGCTCCGGATCCCGCTCGACGAGCCGGGCTTCCGGGAGGCGACGGCGAGCAGGCATCAGGAGCTTGTCGATGCCCTGGCATCGGGGGATGCTGTCAGGGCCCGGGAGAGCGTACGTGAGCATGTCGCTCACTCCCTTGAACGCTTGGCTGAGATCCATGAGGCGGTGCGACGATGA
- a CDS encoding cache domain-containing protein, giving the protein MTKTMTPLDCVAQVEQHFGPIVTELERVRSEVAALFEAGPVTSASLRERLEPGSLEFLRNPNLVGGGFVVAPGVLSDRRLYLVWWQGEERDFLGDADAPATGEAIDYTRQPWYRTPERTGELTLVGPYVDFVCTDEYVMTTTMPVYAGGRMVGVAGADTLVETLETMLLPGLREAGATLVNGHGKAIVSADPQLATGDPLTTARDMIPCRGLPLSVALS; this is encoded by the coding sequence ATGACGAAGACGATGACTCCCCTCGACTGTGTGGCCCAGGTCGAGCAGCACTTCGGGCCGATCGTGACCGAGCTCGAGCGCGTACGCAGCGAGGTGGCTGCCCTCTTCGAGGCCGGCCCGGTCACCAGCGCGTCCCTGCGCGAGCGGCTCGAGCCCGGGTCCCTGGAGTTCCTGCGCAACCCCAATCTCGTCGGGGGCGGCTTCGTGGTGGCGCCGGGAGTGCTGAGCGACCGGCGGCTCTACCTCGTCTGGTGGCAGGGCGAGGAACGTGACTTCCTCGGCGACGCCGACGCCCCGGCGACGGGCGAGGCGATCGACTACACCCGTCAGCCCTGGTACCGCACCCCGGAGCGCACGGGCGAGCTCACGCTCGTCGGGCCGTACGTCGACTTCGTCTGCACCGACGAGTACGTCATGACCACGACGATGCCCGTCTACGCCGGCGGCCGCATGGTCGGCGTCGCGGGGGCCGACACCCTGGTCGAGACGCTCGAGACGATGCTCCTGCCCGGGCTGCGCGAGGCCGGCGCGACGCTGGTGAACGGCCACGGCAAGGCGATCGTCTCGGCCGACCCGCAGCTGGCCACCGGCGACCCGCTCACCACCGCCCGCGACATGATCCCGTGCCGGGGCCTGCCGCTCTCCGTCGCCCTGTCCTAG
- a CDS encoding DHA2 family efflux MFS transporter permease subunit — translation MTETTASQAPGSTVEHPWRSLAALCIGFFMILVDMTIVTVATPDIMRDLEASTNDVLWVTSAYLLTYAVPVLIMGRLGDRFGPKWLYLGGLAIFTLASLWCGLADDITMLIIARAVQGVGASMMTPQTMAVITRIFPADRRGAAMALWGATAGIATLVGPILGGVLVDLGGWEWIFFINIPVGVVALVLNWRLVPLLPTHPHVFDWLGVALSGIGMFGLVFGLQDGEQRGWDGLIWALVIGGVAVLGLFVLWEARNKQEPLLPLGLFGDRNFSVANIAITCMGMAATTMGFPLMLYAQIVRGYDALEASLLMVPMAAVSLVLAPVVGRINDKVHPRWLTSFGFFCCAVAIFWLTGPMTPGSAVWELLVPMGLLGLGMAFVWAPLAAAATRNLPPLQAGAGSGVYNATRTVGSVVGSAAIAVLMDARITANGLDASAETAGGAGAQLPAEVAERFSQAMAEATLLPAVALAVGFVAVLFFTTPRHLVKPPA, via the coding sequence ATGACCGAGACGACCGCGTCGCAGGCGCCGGGCAGCACCGTGGAGCATCCCTGGCGCAGCCTGGCCGCGCTGTGCATCGGCTTCTTCATGATCCTCGTCGACATGACGATCGTGACCGTCGCGACGCCGGACATCATGAGGGACCTCGAGGCGAGCACCAACGACGTGCTGTGGGTGACCAGCGCCTACCTGCTCACCTACGCCGTCCCGGTGCTGATCATGGGGCGTCTCGGCGACCGGTTCGGGCCGAAGTGGCTCTATCTCGGCGGCCTGGCGATCTTCACCCTCGCGTCGCTGTGGTGCGGGCTCGCCGACGACATCACGATGCTGATCATCGCCCGCGCGGTGCAGGGCGTCGGTGCGTCGATGATGACGCCGCAGACGATGGCGGTGATCACCCGGATCTTCCCGGCCGACCGGCGCGGTGCGGCGATGGCGCTGTGGGGCGCGACCGCGGGCATCGCGACGCTGGTCGGCCCGATCCTCGGCGGCGTGCTCGTCGACCTCGGTGGCTGGGAGTGGATCTTCTTCATCAACATCCCCGTCGGCGTGGTCGCGCTCGTCCTCAACTGGCGGCTGGTCCCGCTGCTGCCGACCCACCCGCACGTGTTCGACTGGCTCGGCGTCGCGCTGAGCGGGATCGGCATGTTCGGCCTGGTCTTCGGCCTCCAGGACGGCGAGCAGCGCGGCTGGGACGGGCTGATCTGGGCGCTGGTGATCGGCGGAGTAGCCGTGCTGGGTCTGTTCGTGCTGTGGGAGGCGCGCAACAAGCAGGAGCCGCTGCTGCCGTTGGGCCTCTTCGGCGACCGCAACTTCTCCGTCGCCAACATCGCGATCACCTGCATGGGGATGGCGGCCACGACGATGGGCTTCCCGCTGATGCTCTACGCCCAGATCGTCCGCGGCTACGACGCGCTCGAGGCGTCGCTGCTGATGGTGCCGATGGCCGCGGTGTCGCTGGTGCTCGCGCCGGTGGTCGGCCGGATCAACGACAAGGTCCACCCCCGCTGGCTCACCAGCTTCGGCTTCTTCTGCTGCGCCGTGGCCATCTTCTGGCTCACCGGGCCGATGACGCCGGGCTCGGCGGTCTGGGAGCTCCTCGTCCCGATGGGCCTGCTCGGGCTCGGGATGGCGTTCGTGTGGGCGCCGCTGGCGGCGGCCGCCACCCGCAACCTGCCGCCGCTACAGGCCGGAGCCGGGTCGGGTGTCTACAACGCCACCCGGACGGTCGGGTCCGTGGTCGGCTCCGCCGCCATCGCCGTGCTCATGGACGCCCGGATCACCGCCAACGGGCTGGACGCGAGCGCGGAGACCGCGGGCGGCGCCGGTGCCCAGCTGCCCGCGGAGGTCGCCGAGAGGTTCTCCCAGGCGATGGCCGAGGCGACGTTGCTGCCGGCGGTCGCGCTGGCGGTCGGCTTCGTGGCGGTGCTCTTCTTCACCACCCCGCGTCACCTGGTGAAGCCGCCCGCCTAG
- a CDS encoding DUF3151 domain-containing protein, producing MTHQDLMAGPPPTHLPADPATDDLAAGTEPAEVVRRHPASPAAWAALATAAKEAGAEDVTVYAYARVGYHRSLDMLRRNGWKGHGPVPWEHEPNRGFLTSLALLAEQAKAIGETDEWERCSEFLRDSSPTAYDTLLG from the coding sequence ATGACGCACCAGGACCTGATGGCCGGACCGCCACCGACCCACCTCCCCGCCGACCCCGCGACCGACGACCTGGCCGCCGGGACGGAGCCCGCCGAGGTCGTACGCCGCCACCCGGCCTCGCCCGCGGCCTGGGCCGCGCTCGCCACGGCCGCCAAGGAGGCCGGCGCCGAGGACGTGACCGTCTACGCCTACGCCCGCGTCGGTTACCACCGCTCGCTCGACATGCTCCGCCGCAACGGCTGGAAGGGCCACGGCCCGGTGCCGTGGGAGCACGAGCCCAACCGCGGCTTCCTGACCAGCCTGGCCCTCCTCGCCGAGCAGGCCAAGGCGATCGGCGAGACCGACGAGTGGGAGCGTTGCAGCGAGTTCCTCCGCGACAGCAGCCCGACGGCGTACGACACCCTGCTCGGCTGA
- the lysS gene encoding lysine--tRNA ligase translates to MLVRREKRERLLAEGKKAYAIEVGRTHTLAEVREAYEDKLEAGEETQDVVTVAGRVMFVRNTGKLAFATLQEGVGTRLQVMLSLAEVGEEALAEWKSLVDLGDHVAVTGRVISSRRGELSIMASSWQMAAKALRPLPVLHKELSEESRVRQRYADLIVRQEARDMVRTRAKITQAIRRCLEDDGYLEVETPVLQLIHGGAHARPFNTHMNAFDQPMTLRIALELNLKKAVVGGIDKVYEIGRIFRNEGVDSTHSPEFTMIEAYQAYGDQFTIAEQIRRMYLAAADAVGSRQVVSTSSTTGEEVVIDLDGEWKWLPVYEGVSEAVGVEVTPDTDVDTLKALADKHDVELDPAWDAGKIVMELCGELVEPNLIQPTFLCDFPAIAQPLARINDEEPGKVLAWDLIIGGVERGTGFTELIDPVVQREVLTAQSLLAAGGDPEAMQLDEDFLRALEYGAPPMGGLGLGLDRAIMLFTGAGIRETILFPLLKPEA, encoded by the coding sequence ATGCTGGTCCGGCGCGAGAAGCGCGAGCGCCTGCTGGCCGAGGGCAAGAAGGCGTACGCCATCGAGGTCGGCCGCACGCACACGCTCGCCGAGGTGCGCGAGGCCTACGAGGACAAGCTCGAGGCCGGCGAGGAGACCCAGGACGTGGTCACCGTCGCCGGTCGGGTCATGTTCGTCCGCAACACCGGCAAGCTGGCCTTCGCGACCCTCCAGGAGGGTGTCGGCACCCGCCTCCAGGTGATGCTCTCGCTCGCCGAGGTGGGCGAGGAGGCGCTGGCGGAGTGGAAGAGCCTGGTCGACCTCGGTGACCACGTCGCCGTCACCGGCCGGGTGATCTCCTCGCGGCGCGGCGAGCTCTCCATCATGGCCTCGAGCTGGCAGATGGCGGCCAAGGCGCTGCGTCCGCTGCCAGTGCTCCACAAGGAGCTCTCCGAGGAGTCCCGGGTCCGGCAGCGCTACGCCGACCTGATCGTGCGCCAGGAGGCGCGCGACATGGTGCGCACGCGGGCGAAGATCACCCAGGCGATCCGTCGCTGCCTGGAGGACGACGGCTACCTCGAGGTCGAGACGCCGGTCCTGCAGCTCATCCACGGTGGTGCGCACGCGCGGCCGTTCAACACCCACATGAACGCGTTCGACCAGCCGATGACGCTGCGCATCGCGCTCGAGCTCAACCTCAAGAAGGCCGTCGTCGGCGGCATCGACAAGGTCTACGAGATCGGCCGGATCTTCCGCAACGAGGGCGTCGACTCCACCCACAGCCCCGAGTTCACGATGATCGAGGCCTACCAGGCCTACGGCGACCAGTTCACGATCGCGGAGCAGATCCGCCGGATGTATCTCGCCGCGGCCGACGCGGTGGGCTCGCGCCAGGTGGTCTCGACAAGCTCGACCACCGGTGAGGAAGTCGTCATCGACCTCGACGGCGAGTGGAAGTGGCTGCCGGTCTACGAGGGTGTCTCCGAGGCCGTCGGCGTCGAGGTCACGCCCGACACCGACGTCGACACGCTCAAGGCGCTCGCCGACAAGCACGACGTCGAGCTCGACCCGGCCTGGGACGCCGGCAAGATCGTCATGGAGCTGTGTGGCGAGCTGGTCGAGCCCAACCTGATCCAGCCCACCTTCCTGTGCGACTTCCCGGCGATCGCCCAGCCGCTGGCACGGATCAACGACGAGGAGCCGGGCAAGGTGCTCGCCTGGGACCTGATCATCGGTGGTGTCGAGCGCGGCACCGGCTTCACCGAGCTGATCGACCCGGTCGTGCAGCGCGAGGTGCTCACGGCCCAGTCCCTGCTCGCCGCCGGCGGCGACCCCGAGGCGATGCAGCTCGACGAGGACTTCCTGCGGGCGCTGGAGTACGGCGCTCCGCCGATGGGCGGCCTCGGGCTCGGTCTGGACCGGGCGATCATGCTCTTCACCGGTGCCGGAATCCGCGAGACGATCCTCTTCCCGCTGCTCAAGCCGGAGGCATGA
- a CDS encoding helix-turn-helix transcriptional regulator has translation MENGQSETLMTALGFDPGAAQLYSRLLPLTGWPCMAVAATLSTSEGELKEEAAPLIESGVISCGETLTVLSPPAVVAHMLERAATRAQDAHDHLLKISQSVPYVAGTAARLPATIGEERPIDGEVVATEFTPETFERLVSATSGDMMWLRPAVTMHPSEMRFISVIESTIRSGRRCRGIYPVAALRNSRDVLRMRVEIGEEIRILPSVPTHLMVVGSTHAMFPDPLGPVEQPLINVRQRGIVEVVTSYFEELWRRALPAAELEDLPTAERRLLLAELASGAQDEQIARRLGVSLRTVRRRVAELLEDLGATSRFEAGVEAARRAWL, from the coding sequence ATGGAGAACGGCCAGTCGGAGACGCTGATGACCGCGCTCGGGTTCGACCCGGGTGCGGCACAGCTCTACAGTCGCCTCCTCCCGCTCACCGGATGGCCGTGCATGGCGGTGGCGGCGACGCTGTCCACCTCCGAGGGCGAGCTGAAGGAGGAGGCCGCGCCCCTGATCGAGAGCGGCGTCATCAGCTGCGGTGAGACGTTGACCGTGCTGAGTCCTCCCGCGGTGGTCGCCCACATGCTGGAGCGAGCCGCGACCAGGGCCCAGGACGCCCACGACCACCTGCTCAAGATCTCCCAGTCGGTGCCGTACGTCGCGGGCACGGCCGCACGGCTCCCGGCCACGATCGGTGAGGAGCGCCCGATCGACGGTGAGGTGGTCGCGACCGAGTTCACGCCGGAGACCTTCGAGCGCCTGGTCTCGGCCACCTCGGGCGACATGATGTGGCTGCGCCCGGCGGTGACCATGCACCCCTCGGAGATGCGGTTCATCTCGGTCATCGAGTCGACGATCAGGTCGGGTCGCCGGTGCCGCGGGATCTACCCGGTTGCGGCTTTGAGGAACTCGCGCGACGTGCTGCGGATGCGGGTCGAGATCGGGGAGGAGATCCGGATCCTGCCGAGCGTCCCCACTCACCTGATGGTCGTCGGCAGCACCCATGCGATGTTCCCGGACCCGCTCGGCCCGGTGGAGCAGCCGCTGATCAACGTACGCCAGCGGGGCATCGTCGAGGTGGTGACCAGCTACTTCGAGGAGCTGTGGCGCCGCGCCCTCCCGGCGGCCGAGCTCGAGGACCTGCCGACCGCGGAGCGTCGTCTGCTGCTCGCCGAGCTGGCCAGCGGAGCCCAGGACGAACAGATCGCCCGGAGGCTGGGTGTCTCGTTGCGTACGGTCCGGCGGCGGGTCGCCGAACTGCTCGAAGACCTCGGCGCGACCTCCCGGTTCGAGGCGGGTGTCGAGGCCGCACGGCGAGCCTGGCTGTGA
- a CDS encoding adenylosuccinate synthase, which produces MPAITIIGAQWGDEGKGKATDLLGEHVDYVVKFNGGNNAGHTVVIGKEKYALHLLPSGILTAGVTPVIGNGVVVDLAVLFEELSGLEERGVDISKLKLSASAHVIADYNRQLDKVTERFLGSRKIGTTGRGIGPTYADKVNRIGIRVQDLFDESILRSKVEGALELKNQLLSKVYNRRGFTVEAVVEDLLSYADRIAPMVCDTGLLLNQALDKGETVLLEGGQATLLDVDHGTYPFVTSSNATSGGACTGSGIPPTRIDRVVAIVKAYTTRVGEGPFPTELFDASGDYLRDNGHEFGTTTGRPRRCGWYDAVIARYAARVNGVTDFVLTKLDVLGGLDEIPVCVAYDVDGVRHEEMPVNQSDFHHAKPIFEMLPGWKEDISGARSFSDLPANAQAYVKYVEEISGAPMSVIGVGPARDETVIINSLT; this is translated from the coding sequence ATGCCCGCGATCACGATCATCGGCGCCCAGTGGGGCGACGAAGGCAAGGGCAAGGCGACCGACCTTCTCGGTGAGCACGTCGACTACGTCGTGAAGTTCAACGGCGGCAACAACGCCGGCCACACGGTGGTCATCGGCAAGGAGAAGTACGCCCTCCACCTGCTGCCCAGCGGCATCCTGACCGCCGGCGTGACGCCGGTGATCGGCAACGGGGTCGTCGTCGACCTCGCGGTCCTCTTCGAGGAGCTGAGTGGTCTGGAGGAGCGTGGCGTCGACATCTCCAAGCTGAAGCTGTCGGCCAGCGCCCACGTCATCGCCGACTACAACCGCCAGCTCGACAAGGTCACCGAGCGGTTCCTCGGCTCGCGCAAGATCGGCACCACCGGCCGCGGGATCGGGCCGACCTACGCCGACAAGGTCAACCGCATCGGCATCCGCGTCCAGGACCTCTTCGACGAGTCGATCCTGCGCAGCAAGGTCGAGGGTGCGCTGGAGCTGAAGAACCAGCTGCTCTCCAAGGTCTACAACCGGCGCGGCTTCACCGTCGAGGCGGTCGTCGAGGACCTGCTGTCCTACGCCGACCGGATCGCGCCGATGGTCTGCGACACCGGCCTGCTGCTCAACCAGGCGCTCGACAAGGGCGAGACCGTGCTGCTCGAGGGCGGCCAGGCGACGCTGCTCGACGTCGACCACGGCACCTACCCGTTCGTGACCTCCTCCAACGCGACCTCGGGTGGCGCCTGCACCGGCTCCGGCATCCCGCCGACCCGGATCGACCGGGTGGTCGCGATCGTGAAGGCCTACACCACGCGAGTGGGCGAGGGGCCGTTCCCGACCGAGCTCTTCGACGCCTCCGGCGACTACCTGCGCGACAACGGCCACGAGTTCGGCACCACGACCGGGCGCCCGCGCCGCTGCGGTTGGTACGACGCCGTCATCGCCCGCTACGCCGCCCGCGTCAACGGCGTCACCGACTTCGTCCTCACCAAGCTCGACGTGCTCGGCGGTCTCGACGAGATCCCGGTGTGCGTGGCCTACGACGTCGACGGCGTCCGCCACGAGGAGATGCCCGTCAACCAGTCCGACTTCCACCACGCCAAGCCCATCTTCGAGATGCTGCCCGGCTGGAAGGAGGACATCTCCGGGGCGCGGTCGTTCAGCGACCTCCCGGCCAACGCCCAGGCGTACGTGAAGTACGTCGAGGAGATCTCCGGCGCCCCGATGTCGGTCATCGGCGTCGGCCCGGCGCGCGACGAGACGGTCATCATCAACTCGCTGACCTGA
- the purD gene encoding phosphoribosylamine--glycine ligase, whose amino-acid sequence MRILVVGTGGREHALALKLSQEGNEVYAAPGNPGIAEFATLREVDIMSGPAIASLAGELGADLVVVGPEAPLVAGVADAVREAGIAVFGPSEAAAQLEGSKAFSKDVMSAAGVPTAGSRVVSTGSTTGAEEAAAALDEFGAPYVVKDDALAAGKGVVVTRDREEALAHAAACERVVIEEFLDGPEVSLFAICDGTRAYALQPAQDFKRIFDGGKGGNTGGMGAYSPLPWAQPDLADVVLATVVQPTLAEMEKRGAPFVGCLYVGLSLTAKGPKVIEFNCRFGDPDSQPVLALLESSLGDLLFAAATGALDTVEAPTFSDGASVTVVLASAGYPESSSKGDVITGVGNANSINDVDVIHAGTAIVDASTPEEPDHRHLVTAGGRVLAVRAKGYDIDDARSRAYAAADLITFDGLQRRSDIAAEPLGVVEGASLL is encoded by the coding sequence GTGAGGATCCTCGTCGTTGGCACTGGTGGTCGTGAGCACGCGCTCGCTCTGAAGCTCTCCCAGGAGGGGAACGAGGTGTACGCCGCGCCCGGCAACCCCGGGATCGCGGAGTTCGCCACGCTGCGGGAGGTGGACATCATGTCCGGTCCCGCGATCGCCTCGCTGGCGGGCGAGCTGGGAGCCGACCTGGTCGTCGTCGGGCCCGAGGCGCCGCTGGTGGCCGGGGTCGCCGACGCGGTTCGTGAGGCGGGGATCGCCGTCTTCGGGCCGTCGGAGGCTGCCGCGCAGCTCGAGGGATCGAAGGCCTTCTCCAAGGACGTGATGTCCGCGGCCGGCGTCCCGACCGCGGGCTCGCGGGTGGTCTCGACAGGCTCGACCACCGGAGCCGAGGAGGCGGCTGCCGCGCTGGACGAGTTCGGTGCTCCGTACGTCGTCAAGGACGACGCTCTCGCCGCCGGCAAGGGCGTCGTGGTGACGCGTGATCGCGAGGAGGCACTTGCCCACGCGGCCGCCTGCGAACGGGTCGTCATCGAGGAGTTCCTCGACGGCCCCGAGGTATCCCTGTTCGCGATCTGCGACGGCACGCGTGCCTACGCGCTGCAGCCGGCGCAGGACTTCAAGCGGATCTTCGACGGCGGCAAGGGCGGCAACACCGGCGGGATGGGTGCCTACTCGCCGCTGCCGTGGGCACAGCCCGACCTGGCCGACGTCGTGCTGGCGACCGTCGTCCAGCCGACCCTGGCCGAGATGGAGAAGCGCGGCGCGCCCTTCGTCGGATGCCTCTACGTCGGGCTCTCGCTGACCGCCAAGGGCCCGAAGGTGATCGAGTTCAACTGCCGCTTCGGCGACCCCGACTCGCAGCCGGTGCTCGCGCTCCTGGAGTCCTCGCTCGGCGACCTGCTGTTCGCGGCGGCCACCGGCGCGCTGGACACCGTCGAGGCGCCGACCTTCTCCGACGGCGCGTCGGTGACGGTCGTGCTGGCCTCGGCCGGCTATCCCGAGTCCTCCTCGAAGGGCGACGTCATCACCGGTGTCGGCAACGCCAACTCGATCAACGACGTGGACGTGATCCACGCCGGCACCGCGATCGTCGACGCCTCCACTCCGGAGGAGCCCGACCACCGCCACCTGGTCACCGCGGGCGGCCGTGTCCTGGCGGTCCGCGCGAAGGGCTACGACATCGACGACGCACGCTCGCGGGCGTACGCAGCCGCCGACCTGATCACCTTCGACGGCCTCCAGCGGCGCTCCGACATCGCGGCCGAGCCGCTCGGCGTCGTCGAGGGCGCCTCGCTGCTTTGA